One region of Sulfuriroseicoccus oceanibius genomic DNA includes:
- a CDS encoding YggS family pyridoxal phosphate-dependent enzyme: protein MSESIESNLEAINQRVAAACAKAGRSTDDVQLIAVSKKFPADAVRGAYEAGHRVFGESRVQEAIEKVPTLPGDIDWHFIGRLQKNKVRKALPLFSTFHSVDSLSLAQAIDRIAREEGYFPRVFLQTNIADESSKTGFSRAELMEQIDTLLELERLQIVGLMTIPPPRQDPEGTRRDFAAVRELRDEIVAATGVPLPELSMGMSGDFELAIEEGSTCVRVGSAIFGQRAY, encoded by the coding sequence ATGAGCGAATCCATCGAATCCAACCTTGAAGCGATCAACCAACGCGTGGCCGCCGCTTGCGCCAAAGCAGGCCGATCCACCGATGACGTCCAACTGATCGCCGTCTCGAAAAAGTTCCCGGCCGATGCCGTGCGCGGTGCCTACGAGGCCGGCCATCGTGTCTTCGGCGAAAGCCGCGTGCAGGAAGCGATTGAAAAAGTCCCCACCCTGCCCGGTGACATCGATTGGCATTTCATCGGCCGACTGCAGAAGAACAAAGTGCGCAAAGCACTCCCGCTTTTCAGCACATTCCACTCGGTCGACTCGCTTTCGCTGGCACAGGCGATCGACCGCATCGCCCGCGAGGAGGGGTATTTCCCACGCGTCTTCCTTCAAACCAATATCGCCGACGAGTCGAGCAAGACCGGGTTCTCCCGCGCCGAACTCATGGAGCAAATCGACACGCTGCTCGAACTCGAGCGCTTGCAGATTGTCGGACTGATGACGATCCCTCCGCCACGCCAGGATCCCGAGGGGACACGCCGCGACTTCGCCGCCGTGCGCGAACTGCGCGACGAAATCGTCGCCGCCACCGGTGTCCCGCTCCCCGAACTCTCGATGGGCATGAGCGGCGACTTCGAACTCGCCATCGAAGAAGGCTCGACCTGCGTCCGCGTCGGCTCCGCCATCTTCGGCCAACGCGCGTATTAA
- a CDS encoding mechanosensitive ion channel family protein, giving the protein MNPPLAALLTEETLKSIQDQAWNMAVGFAPKLVTALLILLIGWKVAKWIGKLVGKALDVRHVDATLKPFLCTLISAVVKVAVVLSALSTLGIQSTSFIAVLGAAGLAIGMSLKGTLSNFAGGVLILFQRPIQVGEFIEAGGHSGTVKEVNIFNTVLTTPDNKVITIPNNSIATGSLVNFSRNNTRRVDLTFGIGYGDDIDQARSIIQKLIDANPHVLKDPEPSIFVASLADSSVNLGVRVWTETSNYWAVLTDLTEKTKKTFDAEGISIPFPQMDVHVQK; this is encoded by the coding sequence ATGAATCCCCCACTTGCTGCTCTTTTGACCGAGGAAACACTCAAGTCCATCCAAGATCAGGCCTGGAACATGGCCGTCGGCTTCGCTCCAAAGCTCGTCACGGCTCTGCTCATCCTGCTGATCGGCTGGAAGGTCGCCAAGTGGATCGGCAAACTCGTGGGCAAAGCACTCGACGTTCGCCACGTCGACGCCACGCTCAAGCCCTTCCTCTGCACGCTGATCAGCGCGGTCGTCAAAGTAGCGGTGGTACTGAGCGCTCTCAGCACGCTCGGGATCCAGTCCACCTCATTCATCGCAGTGCTCGGTGCCGCCGGCCTCGCCATCGGCATGTCGCTCAAGGGAACCTTGTCCAACTTCGCCGGAGGAGTCCTCATTCTCTTCCAGCGCCCGATCCAGGTCGGCGAGTTCATCGAAGCCGGCGGCCACTCCGGCACCGTCAAGGAAGTGAACATATTCAACACCGTGCTGACCACTCCGGACAACAAAGTCATCACCATCCCAAACAACAGCATCGCCACCGGCTCGCTGGTCAATTTCAGCCGCAACAACACACGCCGCGTCGATCTCACCTTCGGCATCGGCTACGGCGACGACATCGATCAGGCCCGCTCCATCATCCAAAAGCTCATCGACGCCAACCCACACGTGCTCAAAGATCCAGAGCCCTCGATTTTTGTCGCATCCCTGGCTGACAGCTCGGTCAACCTCGGCGTCCGCGTTTGGACCGAAACCTCGAACTACTGGGCGGTTCTCACCGACCTGACCGAAAAGACCAAGAAGACATTCGACGCCGAGGGCATCAGCATCCCGTTCCCTCAAATGGACGTACACGTGCAGAAGTGA
- a CDS encoding tetratricopeptide repeat protein → MDPQKPHNRPAITSPRTKPLILATVGMLTALTSLSLAQEVRRPRVVDPNPDSGPSEVRPVRELSPEELEALMNAEQEDAQPEAQPEPEAEVEAPEQEQPEVPMLEADPAKDLLDFANLHYNAQDFELALARYNEYLAANPKADGARTALYNSAECLRKLKLANEAEARYLKLVEQFKTGPLVGESAYKSGALAYNRRDYANALPRFRVAEQELARRDDNPALLLDTRFRMARCLQNSDRAGEATPLLETVVKSPDPNPFRDKAMLSLGRNALEANQKDKALKYFQTLVAKSETPAIRAEAATRAALLMTDAGDKEKADAMFELALKIDGADEWKAIAQFGLIKARYTDENWQGVVDAYQLGVFKLSDDIRAQMFLMVGNSYHKLDNTEQAIKVYSIIENFFKDRDEGKEATYRKLLIYYQTKHAQLDTLVDDFVLRLRASDIESPLIDRALLLKAERAFAEKRYRSAVNAYDEIRPRKLSEDYRNTFHYRHGWALSYRSQLQAAAAAFTQFITRAEKDDPRFPTALAKRGACYKKAGENKRALADFTRVFTNYPDSAEAEYAYQNAGLLHEVAGNTRAMIATFSKMLEAFPESKGAAEANYWIGRGHYSQKEYEKAVAPLIKARDMDPDRYGEPAGSRIVLSYFALKDVDNLQRETKRYIGERSSVPLPQQVLAWLGIKLYDRGEFTDAEHVLRVTSTPDAPAESRPLVWKYLGKSRLETGNFDGAVQAIDYYLESTDKPLAKANALRDKAIAYYHLEQHDEAMKHAEAAQSLIKQGRINAELWLLRGDIERARGNLEKALSYYTIPSQTFDDPEITPLALFRTAQMLEQLGKREDALKFTRELREKYPDWKRPAK, encoded by the coding sequence ATGGACCCGCAGAAACCGCACAACCGCCCAGCCATCACATCCCCCCGGACCAAACCTTTGATCCTGGCCACCGTCGGAATGCTCACAGCACTCACCTCGCTGTCGTTGGCCCAGGAAGTACGCCGGCCACGCGTCGTCGACCCAAACCCGGATAGCGGACCATCCGAAGTGCGCCCCGTCCGCGAGCTCTCGCCCGAGGAACTCGAGGCCCTGATGAACGCGGAGCAAGAGGACGCGCAACCGGAGGCTCAGCCCGAGCCAGAAGCGGAAGTGGAAGCCCCGGAACAAGAACAACCCGAAGTGCCTATGCTCGAAGCGGACCCCGCCAAGGACCTGCTCGACTTCGCCAACCTTCACTACAACGCCCAGGACTTCGAGTTGGCGCTCGCTCGTTACAACGAATACCTCGCCGCCAATCCAAAAGCCGATGGTGCCCGCACCGCGCTCTACAATAGCGCCGAATGCCTGCGAAAACTCAAGCTGGCCAATGAAGCGGAAGCCCGCTACCTCAAACTGGTCGAACAATTCAAAACCGGCCCACTGGTCGGTGAGTCCGCCTACAAATCCGGCGCACTCGCCTACAACCGCCGCGACTACGCCAACGCACTGCCTCGCTTCCGCGTCGCCGAACAGGAGCTCGCCCGCCGCGATGACAACCCAGCGCTCTTGCTCGACACCCGCTTCCGCATGGCACGCTGCCTCCAAAACAGCGACCGCGCCGGCGAAGCCACCCCGCTGCTCGAAACCGTCGTCAAATCGCCGGATCCAAACCCATTCCGCGACAAGGCAATGCTCTCTCTCGGGCGCAACGCACTCGAGGCCAACCAGAAGGACAAAGCCCTGAAGTACTTCCAGACGCTCGTCGCCAAATCGGAAACCCCAGCCATCCGCGCAGAGGCCGCAACCCGTGCCGCGCTGCTGATGACCGACGCCGGCGACAAGGAGAAAGCGGACGCCATGTTCGAGCTGGCTCTAAAGATCGACGGCGCCGATGAATGGAAGGCCATCGCACAGTTTGGTCTGATCAAAGCCCGCTACACTGACGAGAACTGGCAGGGCGTGGTCGACGCCTACCAGCTGGGTGTGTTCAAGCTTTCCGATGATATCCGGGCCCAGATGTTCCTCATGGTGGGCAATTCCTACCACAAGCTCGATAACACGGAGCAGGCTATCAAAGTCTACAGCATCATCGAAAACTTCTTCAAAGATCGCGACGAAGGCAAGGAAGCCACTTACCGCAAGCTGCTCATTTACTACCAGACCAAGCATGCCCAGCTCGACACACTCGTCGATGACTTCGTGCTTCGTCTGCGCGCCTCGGATATTGAGTCGCCTCTGATCGACCGCGCACTCTTGCTCAAAGCGGAGCGCGCCTTTGCGGAGAAGCGCTACCGCAGTGCCGTCAATGCCTACGACGAGATCCGGCCACGCAAGCTCTCGGAGGACTACCGCAACACATTCCACTACCGCCACGGCTGGGCACTTTCCTACCGATCCCAGTTGCAGGCGGCGGCTGCAGCGTTCACTCAGTTCATCACACGAGCAGAGAAAGACGACCCACGCTTCCCTACCGCGTTGGCGAAGCGCGGAGCTTGTTACAAAAAGGCTGGCGAGAACAAACGCGCGCTGGCCGACTTCACTCGTGTGTTCACCAATTACCCGGACTCTGCGGAAGCCGAGTACGCCTACCAGAACGCCGGCCTGCTCCACGAAGTCGCCGGTAACACGCGGGCGATGATCGCCACCTTCTCGAAAATGCTCGAGGCATTCCCCGAGTCGAAGGGTGCAGCAGAAGCCAACTACTGGATCGGCCGCGGGCACTACAGCCAAAAGGAGTACGAAAAAGCGGTCGCTCCACTCATCAAGGCGCGCGACATGGACCCCGACCGCTACGGCGAGCCGGCCGGCAGCCGGATTGTCCTCTCGTACTTTGCCTTGAAGGACGTGGACAACCTCCAACGCGAAACCAAACGCTACATCGGCGAGCGCAGCTCGGTGCCACTCCCACAACAAGTTCTGGCCTGGCTCGGCATCAAGCTCTATGACCGCGGTGAGTTCACCGACGCAGAGCACGTCCTGCGCGTCACCTCAACCCCGGACGCTCCCGCCGAATCCCGCCCACTGGTCTGGAAATACCTCGGCAAATCACGCCTCGAAACCGGTAACTTCGACGGCGCCGTCCAGGCCATCGATTACTACCTCGAATCCACCGACAAGCCACTCGCCAAGGCCAACGCCCTGCGCGACAAAGCCATCGCCTACTACCACCTCGAGCAACACGACGAGGCCATGAAGCACGCCGAGGCTGCCCAGTCGCTGATCAAACAAGGCCGAATCAACGCCGAACTGTGGCTGCTGCGTGGCGACATCGAACGCGCCCGCGGCAACCTGGAAAAAGCACTCTCTTATTACACCATCCCCAGCCAAACCTTTGACGACCCGGAAATCACACCGCTCGCGCTCTTCCGCACCGCTCAAATGCTCGAGCAACTCGGCAAACGAGAAGATGCCTTGAAGTTCACCCGGGAATTGCGCGAAAAGTATCCAGACTGGAAGCGCCCGGCAAAGTAA
- a CDS encoding NAD(P)H-dependent oxidoreductase, which translates to MEPISSSSVVDALNWRYATKQFDPERKIPSDDWAAIEQSLVLTPSSFGLQPWKFIVVDDPAVREAILPNAWNQRQVVDCSHLVVIAAVTDLGEEEVDKLINVSAEKRGVEPAVLDGYREMMLGMIVKGMDADQRRAWAVRQGYIALGNLMTVAAMLQVDACPMEGFVPAEVDKILGLPERGLTAALLCPLGYRAAEDKYADAPKVRYPVEDLIERV; encoded by the coding sequence ATGGAACCAATTTCTTCCTCCTCCGTTGTTGATGCCTTGAACTGGCGTTACGCCACCAAACAGTTCGATCCAGAGCGCAAGATCCCATCAGATGACTGGGCTGCGATCGAGCAGTCGCTGGTGCTCACGCCTTCCTCATTTGGACTTCAGCCGTGGAAGTTCATCGTGGTCGATGACCCTGCTGTGCGTGAGGCAATTTTGCCAAATGCGTGGAACCAGCGTCAGGTGGTCGATTGCTCGCATCTCGTGGTGATCGCTGCCGTGACCGACCTCGGAGAAGAGGAAGTCGACAAGTTGATCAACGTGTCGGCGGAGAAGCGTGGTGTCGAGCCAGCTGTGCTCGATGGTTACCGTGAGATGATGTTGGGGATGATCGTCAAAGGGATGGATGCCGATCAGCGTCGTGCCTGGGCGGTTCGTCAGGGGTATATCGCGCTGGGTAATCTGATGACCGTGGCGGCGATGCTGCAGGTCGATGCCTGCCCGATGGAAGGGTTCGTGCCGGCAGAGGTCGATAAGATCCTTGGCCTGCCTGAGCGTGGGTTGACCGCCGCTCTGCTCTGCCCGCTGGGTTACCGCGCGGCGGAAGACAAGTACGCCGACGCACCGAAGGTCCGCTACCCGGTCGAAGATTTGATCGAGCGCGTGTAG
- the ppk1 gene encoding polyphosphate kinase 1 — translation MNSDLFINRELSWLEFNQRVLDEALDPNAPLLERLKFLAITGSNLDEFFMVRIGGLMLLQESGNRSKDFTGLTPHQQLLKIRSRVQLMLDDQYALLNEQLLPALEAEGIRRVTSLNDLSPAQLSHIEQYFTDAIFPIATPLAVDLDQISETGFPVPDLQIAVACELEDPDTGEVRSAVIPAPSNAPRFINLPDADGLDYIAIEDVISNSLDVLFPGEKVKASTAFRVTRNGDITLNDEDALDLADEMEAILIARKASDTIRLEIQKGAAHSLVKTLQTAFGLSNRETYKLPGLIDLKALMQIAFTPGFDSLKAESWPIQPSPLIDPAVPVFDTLAERDVLLYHPYESFDPIVRMLQEAANDPDVLAIKQILYRTASDSRIVDALIRAAEKGKQVTVLVELKARFDEARNLVRSDELQRAGATVIYGVKGLKTHAKCCMVVRNEGGRLRRYCHFGTGNYNESTAKLYTDVSLLTANPEYGADASAFFNSVTGRSRVPKYLKIAAAPHGLKPKLLSLIASETERAAQGQNAFIKAKVNSLQDPDIIEALYKASKAGVKVQLNVRGISCIRPGVKGLSENIEVVSIIDGYLEHARVMLFHQGGQNKIFISSADWMVRNLEKRVELLVPVDEKAAKKRLIRLLEVHFADNTKARLLKGDNTYEMVKRSSRDKAVRAQEQLAKEARKAAKLAERERGMVLEPHKPKH, via the coding sequence GTGAACTCAGATCTCTTCATCAACCGCGAACTCAGCTGGCTCGAATTCAACCAACGCGTGCTCGACGAGGCACTCGACCCAAACGCCCCACTGCTCGAACGCCTCAAATTCCTCGCCATCACCGGCTCCAATCTGGACGAATTCTTCATGGTCCGCATCGGCGGCCTGATGCTTCTCCAGGAAAGCGGCAACCGCTCGAAGGACTTCACCGGACTCACCCCACACCAACAGCTGCTCAAAATCCGCTCGCGGGTCCAACTGATGCTCGACGACCAGTACGCCCTGCTCAACGAGCAACTCCTTCCCGCACTTGAGGCCGAGGGGATCCGCCGCGTCACCTCGCTCAACGACCTCTCCCCCGCACAGCTCAGCCATATCGAGCAGTACTTCACCGATGCCATTTTCCCAATCGCCACGCCGCTTGCCGTGGACTTGGATCAGATCAGCGAGACCGGCTTCCCCGTCCCTGACCTGCAAATCGCCGTCGCCTGCGAACTCGAAGATCCAGACACCGGCGAGGTGCGCTCCGCCGTCATCCCCGCCCCCAGCAACGCGCCGAGGTTCATCAACCTGCCAGACGCCGACGGCCTCGACTACATCGCGATCGAAGACGTCATCAGCAATAGCCTCGACGTGCTCTTCCCCGGCGAAAAAGTCAAAGCCTCGACGGCCTTCCGAGTCACCCGCAATGGCGACATCACCTTGAACGACGAAGACGCGCTCGACCTGGCTGATGAGATGGAAGCCATCCTCATCGCGCGCAAAGCCAGCGACACCATCCGCCTTGAGATCCAAAAAGGCGCGGCACACTCGCTGGTCAAAACATTGCAAACCGCCTTCGGCCTGAGCAACAGGGAAACCTACAAGCTCCCAGGCCTCATCGACCTCAAAGCGCTGATGCAGATTGCCTTCACACCGGGATTTGATTCGTTGAAAGCCGAGTCCTGGCCGATCCAGCCCTCCCCGCTGATCGACCCGGCCGTGCCGGTTTTCGACACCCTCGCCGAGCGCGACGTGCTGCTCTACCATCCTTATGAGTCGTTCGATCCTATCGTGCGCATGCTGCAAGAAGCCGCCAACGATCCGGACGTCTTGGCAATCAAACAAATCCTTTACCGCACGGCCTCTGACAGCCGCATCGTCGACGCTCTGATCCGCGCGGCCGAAAAGGGAAAACAAGTCACCGTCTTGGTCGAACTCAAGGCCCGCTTCGACGAAGCACGCAACCTCGTCCGCTCGGACGAACTCCAACGCGCCGGAGCCACGGTCATCTACGGCGTCAAAGGACTCAAAACCCACGCCAAGTGCTGCATGGTCGTGCGCAATGAAGGCGGTCGTCTGCGCCGCTATTGTCACTTCGGCACAGGCAACTATAACGAATCCACCGCCAAGCTCTATACCGACGTCTCGCTGCTCACCGCCAACCCGGAATACGGCGCCGACGCCTCCGCTTTCTTCAACTCGGTGACCGGCCGTTCACGGGTACCTAAATACCTCAAGATCGCCGCCGCGCCTCACGGACTGAAGCCGAAACTTCTCTCGCTCATCGCCTCGGAAACCGAGCGCGCAGCCCAGGGCCAGAACGCATTCATCAAAGCCAAGGTCAACAGCCTGCAAGACCCAGACATCATCGAAGCGCTCTACAAAGCCTCGAAAGCCGGCGTCAAAGTGCAGCTCAACGTCCGCGGCATCTCGTGCATCCGACCAGGCGTCAAAGGTCTATCGGAGAACATCGAAGTGGTCAGCATTATCGACGGCTACCTCGAGCACGCACGGGTCATGCTCTTCCACCAGGGTGGGCAAAACAAAATCTTCATCTCGTCGGCGGACTGGATGGTGCGCAACTTGGAGAAGCGGGTCGAGCTCCTCGTCCCAGTCGACGAAAAGGCCGCCAAAAAACGCCTCATCCGTCTGCTCGAAGTCCATTTCGCCGACAACACAAAGGCCCGCTTGCTCAAAGGCGACAACACCTACGAAATGGTCAAGCGCAGCTCGCGCGACAAGGCGGTGCGCGCTCAAGAACAACTCGCCAAGGAAGCCCGCAAAGCGGCCAAACTCGCCGAACGCGAACGCGGCATGGTGCTCGAGCCCCACAAGCCGAAGCACTAA